The Ostrea edulis chromosome 1, xbOstEdul1.1, whole genome shotgun sequence genomic sequence gagaaaactTATTCCTAAGAGTTTACATGATGTGCAGCATGAAAATGGCTAAATTGAACATTGCAAATATGAAAAGAgtttaacatttttattaaaatttgcAAGCAGACAAAATGATACCACCAGGCATTTCCTATTGCATAGTACTGAAGTATAGATTTTATTAAGATAGTTcttaataaaattgaaatataaaaaatgataaatataaataaattcaaCAAATGATATTACAATCAATTACTGAAAACATGTCATTTTCTATGAAATACATATAGGAAAAACTTCATTGATCGAATGCTTTGTGCATGACTCCAATATTTTGACTATATTCTCCACGGTGATGAAACGGGAGCAAAAACTCGGACTGAATCGTGTTGTCATTGACATCACTGAAACTATCACTGAGACTATCACGATTAATGGGGTTTCGATACTAAATGTTTCAGATAATACCAATGATACACCTATAGGATGTTTCTCATGAGAAGACTGGGTTCCCTCTCCAAAGCATGTAAGAACATCAACCTGACAAATCTAAATGAAAGACTGACCAAATATCATCAACACCCAGCTGTGAGCTTTATAGCCTCGGGACAGTTCCATGGGACCGCAGTCAGTTTCCGGGAACCACCAGAAGATGCTGTGACGGTGCAAGAAGGAGACAGAAAATATGAACCCCAGTCCCCATACAGAAGGATGTGGCCCAAAAACTACCAGTTTGTCAGCAAAACAACATTTGGACGTGAGTTTCTATGATATAAACGTGTTTTACAGGATGTGCAATACACATCAAAGTTCTTAATTTGCAATAATTTTAAACTGTTAATTCTGTGTGACCTTTAGAATAAATACATCTGTCATTCATCTGTGAAATAACAGATGTGGTTTTATAAAAAATTGTAACAAGTCGCGAAAAGTATCAGGGAACTTGACATTCATATATCTGATACTTaccttttgaacaaacttgtcTTTAAAATATGATGATGTTTTAGTGTTTCTTAAACAAGCTTGTCTTTGAATATGATGATGTTCTAGTGTTTCTTAAACAAGCTTGTCTTTGAATATGATCATGTTTTGGTGCTTCTAAATCAACCTAGCTTGTCTTTTGATATGACTGTTAAAAtgctgttttattttatttcctcTAGCCACCTTACCACGACTTGACAAAGAAGTTAAGAAACCTCttccatacaaatataaagaCAAATGGTCTGAAAAGTCGGCATTACAGGGTGCCAATGACTACATAGgtaagttttaaaattttctaaatctgtgtgtaaaatatctgatatacagTAGAATATTTCTCTATTGAAATCAGTAAGACAATggtaattattatcattattattatcatttcttaaatatatcttttgattttatacaataatACCCTTCAAagtaaaacatgattttaatgaattcacgcttagtgaaaatgatatttattccccAATGAGAgggataaaacaaaaattgtactGGATAGTGCAAACTTAAGTTATAACgaactgtttttcgctggcattaaaagttcattataaccatgttttactgtatctcAACGAATGAAGACGGTTTTGTTATAATTGTACATCAGACACTTTAAAAAGAGGACCTCTTCAGATACTCGTCACCCTGAAAGTGATGATTGCAACTTTTCTTGTCAGTGTATAAGTTTTAATGTTGTGAATTAGTCAGATGTCAATGATACTGTTGGTTTACTATCTTGACTTTTGTTTTTCAGATATACTAGGAGATGGCGACATTCATCCCGTGGATCTCATTAAGGGACCGCGATATCTGATCGGCTTTAATGCTAACGAGTTAGCTCGGCTCCACAGAAAGCTCAGATTTCAGGGCAGATACATTGCTGATAACTACCCTACCCAACTTGAGAAAATTCTGAAGAGGATtagatttttaacaaaaaagtaCAATTACAAGAGAGGAAAGAGAGTGAGGAAGAGATTTAAGTACCGCTAAGTGGTGGACCTGTAACTTTGTAATAAAATATCCTAGTACACATGTGTTGTGCTGTTCATTAGGCATTTGTTAATGATGAGAattgagattgattgattgattgaatgttgtttaactgAGTcgttttcactcataaggagacatcaccattgccagtgaagggctgcaaaatttaagcctatgctcagcgcttacggcctttgagtagggagaagtctttatcgtgccacacctactgtgacatggccactgtttttgcagtctcatctgaaggactgccccatttagttacctcttacgacaagcaaggggtacagaGAACCCTCACAGGATGAAGAGAATCATAATGTAGAATAAAAAGTTAATAAGATTGAGACCTAATAGGATGGACTCCTTACCAGTTCATTTgtttgttataccccccgcaacaagttgtaaggggggggggtgtatactggaatcgggttgtccgtctgtctgtccgtctgtagacgcaatggtttccgggctctaaagcattatcctttccacctaccgtcaccatatcatatatatatggactacccatgggatgaagatgttccctatcgattttggggtcaaaaggtcaaaggtcaagcacactggacatcgaagtagcaatatggtttccaggctctaaagcgttatcctttccacctacagtcaccatatcatacatatggactacccatgggatgaagatgttccctatcaattttggggtcaaacggtcaaaggtcaagcgcattggacattgaagtagcaatatggtttccgggctctaaagcgttatcctttccacctacagtcactatatcatacatatggactacccatgggatgaagatgttccctatcgattttggggtgaaaaggtcaaaggtcacgtgcactggacatcgaagtagcaatatggtttccatttaaattctttaatggcttttttcattgcattgagatgctgtgttcctagataccttttggatcataatactgaagttttacctattaccaacagtccaacaccctttgggagattggggtaagcgaggggtattcttagtgagcattgctcacagtacctcttgtttgtgtGTGGTTTTAGGTCTcaatcaagaatttttcactcgtgtaGAAATTTTACTAGCTGTAGGTTAAATGCCACAATATTTTACCAATGCATTCTTTGTTCAAAATGGTTCTTTGTTGTAACTATACCTGCCATGACTGGACTTTCAATTTTAGCtcactcaagtgagcttttctgagtgcctgttgtctgtccgtctgtaaactttttacatttttgacttctccagaaccaatgggccaatttcaatcagacttggcaaaaagcatggGTGAAGGGCtatcatgtttgttcaaatgaagggccatgcctccttcaaaggggagatagtcacaaaaataaggtggggtcatttaaaaatgttctcaagaaccactgggccagaagagctgaaatttacgtgaaatgttcctgacatagtgcagatttaagtttgttaaaatcatcattaaattcaagtttgttaacattacGGACCCCGGAGgttgggtggggccacaataagggattaaGGTCTTGCATGCAaatgtataaagaaaatgtttaaaaattttcttctcgagaaccactgggccagaaaagtttacatttacatgaaagctaccAGACatgatgcagattcaagtttgcaaaaatcatggctcctgggctaggttagggccacaatggggatcaatgttttacatgcaaatatatagggaaaatctttaaatatgggccaaggtgactcaggtaagtGACGTGGCCCATGAGTCTTTTGTTAAGATTATACTGGAGGAAGGAACAATCCCTATCCTAAATGTCTTCTGTTTAAGCCTTAATGCTGTGGCAGTGTTAATTCTATGATAAGTTAGATAACTCTTTCTATTGTGTTTATGTAACTCTCCAGTTTGGGGAGTTAGTTTTAGTGTTATATTAAATGGAGGGAACCTCATGGTGTTGTGTGAATTAACAATTGGTAGCATATAGCGTGGTTTTGAGAAGGAAAAAGACACTCCATTAGTGTGAATGAAAGCTTAAAACTGTGAGTGATAACTTTACCAGTGTTTCAAAGTGAATTCTTAAGATTTGAGTACAAAAAACATGGCAACAAAAATCAACCCACCAAAATACAGTCAGTCAAAATCTTATGAGCTAAACAAACAGGAGTTGCTTGCACGGAAAGAAATTACAGAATTAGAAAAGAAGAAACAAGGAGTAGCAATTGCCTTAACATTACCTGAAGATGATGAATCAAAAATTCGTGAAAAAGTGTTTGATCAAATTAAACTGGATGACCTAAAGAAGGAGACAGGGCTTGAAACATTAATTGAATATCTAGATAAACACCTTGCAAAGGATGATCTGGCTGATAGCTTAACAAAGTTTGAAGATTACAGGAGAGCAGAGGGATAGACTATTGTGGAATATATAAGCGTGTTTGATGCAAAGTACaggaaaatagaaaaaaaggAGATGAATTTGCCACCTGAAATCTCGGCATTCAAGTTACTGCGCAAAGCTAACATTTCAAAAGAAGAGATTATAATTGTGCTAACAGGGATGAACTATGATGAGAAAGCTACTTTATATGAACAAGCAAAATGCTCTTTGAAAAAGTTTAAAGGTGAAGTGTGTGATTCCAGCTCTGCTCATTCAACTGGACCAAGTATCAAGTTGGAGCCTGCATTCCTTGTTGAGAATGAAGAAGCCTTGTTAGCAGCTGGGTATGTAAGAAATCAATCTTATCGACCTGGATTTTCTGGAGGCAAAAGTGGTGGACGTGGTCGAGC encodes the following:
- the LOC125664142 gene encoding 39S ribosomal protein L51, mitochondrial-like, giving the protein MFLMRRLGSLSKACKNINLTNLNERLTKYHQHPAVSFIASGQFHGTAVSFREPPEDAVTVQEGDRKYEPQSPYRRMWPKNYQFVSKTTFGPTLPRLDKEVKKPLPYKYKDKWSEKSALQGANDYIDILGDGDIHPVDLIKGPRYLIGFNANELARLHRKLRFQGRYIADNYPTQLEKILKRIRFLTKKYNYKRGKRVRKRFKYR